In Deltaproteobacteria bacterium, the genomic window TGAATGATCTTCGTCGCCTGCCCGCTGGCCTGAATACCGGTTTCCGTTCTGCTGAGGATAAATAAGGCCTTGAGGTTTTGATTGAGGTTTCTAAAAAGGGTCAGCGGCAAGACGCAGCTTGAATTTTAAACAGACGAAATGCAGATTGATGAACCGCTCGGAGCGATTTTGATGGATAAATCCTTTATCCCGGCCAGGTCAAAGATGTTAAGCCCGCCATTTCCTGCGGCCGGTCAGTATCGCATTATTGGATTCTTGTCTCGGTCCCTGACCATCTCCAAGACCCGTTCGTAAACATCCTCAAAAGGCTCACCTGTATTATTAAAAAAATGCACGCCGTTTTGAATGCTCACCCGCTCAAGCCCCTGAACCCCCCTGAACCATGTGCAGGATTTCGATATGCGTCAGGGCCTCGCTTCCGGCTAATGGATTGAATTTTTTAGGATCAACAGGAATGTCGAAATAGCCGGGCAGCGTGGCGATGTCCCAGACTGAACAGGGTTTCCTGCAAGCTTTGTAAGTGATTTTCAGGCGTTTATGATGGTATCTCTGTAAAAAACTGACGCGGGCCTTGATGTTTTTAATCGCCTTGCCATGAGCTGGAAGAGCGAGGACGATGCCTTCCAGGTTTTTCAAGTCTTCCAGGGTCCGGAGGTAGGTCAGGAGGTCGTCAGGGTGAGGGGTGATGGGAGTCAGGAGTACGTCGCCGCAGAGCAGGACCTTTTCGCTCCCTTCCTGGCCAACGATCAAACCTATTCCGCCGGGTGAGTGTCCAGGGAGGTGTTTAACCTCAATATTCTTGAACCGTGCATTGTTCAATTTGAGAGGGCCGTCCTGGCTGATGGGAAAATTCAATGTCATTGAAAAACCGGCAGCCTCTGGGCCCAGTGTTTCAAAGTCTAAGCCTGGAGAGATGTTCGTCACCCGAGGCTGCGGCATCCCCATGGCCTGGGTTCGATTTCGGAGATGGAGCCACATCTCGAGCATCTCCCAGGGGTTGCAGATATCTGAGGTGTCCAGGACGTGAGCCGTTACAGGGCACCCGGCCTGGTCCGAGATCCAGCGGCCCATGAAAAAATGATCCGGATGTCCGTGGGAGATAACCAGCAGATCAATGTCCTTGATGGAGTAACCGGCTAGCTTCAGGCCTTCCAGAAGTTCCTGCCTGCTGTAATCATCAGGAAGGGACTGAACTTCAGAGGGAATGGTCTGACTGCGGGCGCCGTAAAAAAATTTCTTGGCCAGCCCGGTTGGAATGCCGGTGTCCAGAAGAACTAAAGCCTCGTCCTCAATCAGGTCAAGGTGGGTCGGGCCGGGTCCGATGATATCCGGACAGAAGGTGGTGATCTGGGTGATGCGTGTTTTGCGGTCCTGAAGAATAAACTGCCGCACCCGTCCGCTGCCTAGCGTCTGGGTGGGCTTGAGAAGATTGCCTTTAAGGTTCATGGGTTACTACCTGAATTTTTTAATGAGATTTATCAGAAGCAAAGGCAGTTGTCAAAAATACTCAAAAATACAAGGTTAAAATAGATTGGGGTCAGGTTTAAAAACCTTCCCCGCAAAACAGCCAGGAACAGAAGGCGAGTCAAGGGGCCAGACGATGGCGCACTGCGGGTTCTCAAGGCATCAGGCTGACACGGGCGGCCGGCGTTCGGCCCAGGGCCGCGCCTCTTCAAGCTGCCTCGCCAGACGGAAGAGGGTCGCTTCGTCACCAAAACGGCCAATGAACTGGGCGCCGATCGGTAAGCCGCTGTCGTCCCAATACAGCGGTACGGACATGGCCGGCTGACCCGTGATGTTGCTGATTGAAGCGAAGGGTGTAAACGATGCCGAACGAGAAAGCCCCTGAAGGGGTCTTTCTGGAGGCGAGTCAAAGGAACCCAAAGCCACAGGCGGTTCGCCCAGAGCCGGGGTGAGCCAGACATCGTAGTTGGTGAAAAAACAAGCCACACCGCGCGCCACTTTCTGGAGGGCCTGCAAGGCATTCATATAATTGGCCGCACTTTGCCTGGAGCCATATTCATACATCGCCCAGGTCAGCCCTTCGAACTGGCCTGGTGAAGGCTTCTGATCAGTCCGACGGGCCCAGTAGTCAATGGTCCAGGCCGGGAGGACTGACCAGAGGAAACTGAAATTCTGCGCTAAAACTTCACCGTCAATAGTGGGGGCGGCTTCTACAACTTCGTGGCCTAAGTCGCCGCAGAGCCTGGCCGCGTCTTGAACCGCATCAACGCAGTCAGGGTGAATAGTGACATTGGTGGGCGCCTTGGAGGAAAAGGCAATGCGAAGCTTTCCCGGGCTTGCTCCTACTTCCTCGATGAATGGGCGCCTGGGTAATGGGGCCCAAAGCGGATCACCCGGGTCGGGTCCGGAGGTTGCATCCAGCAGAGAGGCGCTGTCCCGCACCGAGCGCGTCAAGGCATGTTCAGTCAAAAGGAAGAATAAAATCTCGCCGTATTCAGGGCCGAGCGGGTTCCGGGCCCGGGTCGGCTTAAGGCCGAACAGACCGCAGCATGAGGCCGTAATTCGGATAGACCCGGCGCCGTCATTCGCATAAGCCATCGGAACCATGCCAGAGGCCACAGCCGCGGCTGAGCCCCCGCTGGAGCCGCCCGGGGTTCGATTCGTATCCCATGGATTGCAGCATGGACCGAACAGTTGAGGTTCGGTTGTGGGGAGAATACCAAACTCAGGCGTATTGGTCTTGCCGATGATAGCCAAGCCCGCTCGTTTCAGTCGAGCCACCAGCTCACTGTCATGGCCAGGAGTAAAGTTCTGCAAAAAGGCTGAACCGGCAGTCAGGCGCACCCCGGCATATTCGGCCACCAGGTCTTTAAGAAGAAAGGGCACACCGGTGAAAGGCCCCTCAGGCAACTCGCTCGTGGCCGCAACCCGCGCCGTTTCATACATCGGCGTAATGACCGCATTGAGAGTCGGGTTCAGACGCTCGATTCGCTCGATAGCCGTATCCACAAGCTCAAGCGGTTCGACCTCACCTTTCCGGACCAGCTCGGCCTGGCCGGTGGCATCCATAAAGGCCAATTCATCAGAAATGGTCATGCGCCTTCCCCTTTTTTTGGCGGTTTAAATCAAAAAACGTTGGTTTTTAATTCCGGCCATGCCAGGCGCTCTCCTGATTTCAAAGGGTTTCGCAGCTATTTTAAACTTGGCTTAAAGATTAGGAGCCCAGTTCTGTAAAGTAAAGGTTAGCATACCCTCGATCAACCTGTCCAGGATGAAGAAGATTAATTTGTTGCGTTTTCATGGCGGGAAAATAAAAAAGGAATATCAAGATATCCCCATATATCCGGGCTGAAACTCCAGGAAGATAGCGCCGCCAACAGGGACTTGGCGCTGTTTCTCAAGAGGAGTTATCAGGAAGGAAGGCCTGGGCCTGCTCGAGTTTTTCCTCAAACTCAGGAATCAGGCTTTCAATGAAATCCGGTGTCAGACGGAGGGTAGTCCATGCCTGGCGATTGATGGCCGGAATGAAATCATCTCCGCCATGACCTATTTCTAAGGCCTTGGTCAGAATGTCCCCGATATGGACCAGGCTGGCCATGATAAAATGGTCCTTGCTTTTGGACGGATTATGATGATAAGCGATCGCCGCAGTGAGGTTATAAGGCAAATTCCAGTTCTCGGCCAGCCAATACCCGAAGTCGGCATGGGTGGCTCCCAGGACTTTTTTTTCGGCTTCAACTAGCAGCAGGTTCTCCTTTTGAGCCAATTCCAAGACTTCAGCGTATTCATCGTGGAGATAGACGTCCAGAATGACTTTGCCAATGTCGTGGAGCACGCCGGCTAAAAACACCTCTTCAGCATTTCTCATACTGAGCTTGGACTCGATGGTTTGAGCCGCCGCCCCGCATCCCAAGGCATGCTGCCAAAAACGCTTTCGATTCAGTGACCGGCTCTGCGGCCCCTTGTTGAAGGTGTCGAAAATGGTCGTCGCCAGGATGATATTGTGAATGGAGGTATAACCCAGAATGGTGACGGCCTTACTGAGGGTGTCTATCTGGCGCGGGAAGCCGAAAAAGGCCGAGTTGACCAGCTTGAGAACGCGGGAGGCTATGGATTGATCATAATGCAGGGCCTTGGACAGTTCCTGAGCAGAAGATTCTGGGTTATTGAGGACATCCAGGATGGCGATCACCGCCCCTGGTAGCGAAGGCAGCCCTTTCATGCGGCCAATAATTTTATTAAAAATCTTTCTAGGGGGCTTATTCATTTACGGCTTTGCAATTGCCTGGTCAGGTAACGCGTCGAGATTTCTTTTAAGGCTGCCATGATCTTATCGCCTTTATGGCGGGCAAACCGTTTTTCAATACGCTCTAAAAGCTCTTTCTCTTTCTTGGTCACGAAATGGTTCCTTCTCTTATTTTAAACTTTTTACAGGGTTGGTTCAGCAATTAATGTTAAAAAACGTTTCCTCACCCGGGGACTTATGCGGGGAGATATTTTCTTTTTACCCGGGTCGGCTAGATGT contains:
- a CDS encoding MBL fold metallo-hydrolase, encoding MNLKGNLLKPTQTLGSGRVRQFILQDRKTRITQITTFCPDIIGPGPTHLDLIEDEALVLLDTGIPTGLAKKFFYGARSQTIPSEVQSLPDDYSRQELLEGLKLAGYSIKDIDLLVISHGHPDHFFMGRWISDQAGCPVTAHVLDTSDICNPWEMLEMWLHLRNRTQAMGMPQPRVTNISPGLDFETLGPEAAGFSMTLNFPISQDGPLKLNNARFKNIEVKHLPGHSPGGIGLIVGQEGSEKVLLCGDVLLTPITPHPDDLLTYLRTLEDLKNLEGIVLALPAHGKAIKNIKARVSFLQRYHHKRLKITYKACRKPCSVWDIATLPGYFDIPVDPKKFNPLAGSEALTHIEILHMVQGGSGA
- a CDS encoding amidase, encoding MTISDELAFMDATGQAELVRKGEVEPLELVDTAIERIERLNPTLNAVITPMYETARVAATSELPEGPFTGVPFLLKDLVAEYAGVRLTAGSAFLQNFTPGHDSELVARLKRAGLAIIGKTNTPEFGILPTTEPQLFGPCCNPWDTNRTPGGSSGGSAAAVASGMVPMAYANDGAGSIRITASCCGLFGLKPTRARNPLGPEYGEILFFLLTEHALTRSVRDSASLLDATSGPDPGDPLWAPLPRRPFIEEVGASPGKLRIAFSSKAPTNVTIHPDCVDAVQDAARLCGDLGHEVVEAAPTIDGEVLAQNFSFLWSVLPAWTIDYWARRTDQKPSPGQFEGLTWAMYEYGSRQSAANYMNALQALQKVARGVACFFTNYDVWLTPALGEPPVALGSFDSPPERPLQGLSRSASFTPFASISNITGQPAMSVPLYWDDSGLPIGAQFIGRFGDEATLFRLARQLEEARPWAERRPPVSA
- a CDS encoding HDOD domain-containing protein, whose amino-acid sequence is MNKPPRKIFNKIIGRMKGLPSLPGAVIAILDVLNNPESSAQELSKALHYDQSIASRVLKLVNSAFFGFPRQIDTLSKAVTILGYTSIHNIILATTIFDTFNKGPQSRSLNRKRFWQHALGCGAAAQTIESKLSMRNAEEVFLAGVLHDIGKVILDVYLHDEYAEVLELAQKENLLLVEAEKKVLGATHADFGYWLAENWNLPYNLTAAIAYHHNPSKSKDHFIMASLVHIGDILTKALEIGHGGDDFIPAINRQAWTTLRLTPDFIESLIPEFEEKLEQAQAFLPDNSS